A window of the Pogona vitticeps strain Pit_001003342236 chromosome 4, PviZW2.1, whole genome shotgun sequence genome harbors these coding sequences:
- the SLC52A2 gene encoding solute carrier family 52, riboflavin transporter, member 2 isoform X1, with the protein MCLEYSFASLWLCCTLPAPCFGPQEPPSPWLVVASGQSPPTSLPQRKGFCCRTKMMSSPSLNSQAVVTHILVALFGMGSWVSVNSLWVELPVVVNRLPEGWNLPAYLSVLIALGNVGPVSVTLAHHFAPGRLKEQWLIHAIQALAVVAALFLALFWDYTAVVAGERHSLAYLVLTFVLSLACCTSNVSFLPFMYQFPPLFIRTFFIGQGLSALLPCVLALGQGVGQVECLNDTQGGNGSLPHYLEENFSANTYFWLLVGLLAVSALAFLALVVWHRRSGAPEKTSSKDSVGTEESFPLQTDETPTSDHGTADRAPGESPAQPPAPFWTGKNLFLLVLLGVSNALTNGVLPSVQSYSCLPYGDMAYHLSVVLSNIANPVACFLAMFLLCRSSLGLSVISAAGCVFGAYLMVLAALSPCPPLVGSSLGVALVVVSWILFMGLFSYLKVVIGSLLHEAGHSALVWCGAVIQAGSLVGALSMFPLTSIYHLFQSGRDCVDNCPA; encoded by the exons ATGTGTCTTGAATACTCTTTTGCCAGTCTTTGGCTATGCTGCACTTTACCTGCTCCCTGTTTTGGCCCCCAGGAACCTCCTTCCCCGTGGCTGGTGGTGGCCAGCGGGCAGAGCCCGCCTACGTCACTGCCCCAAAGGAAGGGCTTCTGTTGCAGG ACCAAGatgatgtcttctccttctctgaaCAGCCAGGCCGTGGTCACCCACATCCTCGTAGCCCTCTTTGGGATGGGCTCTTGGGTCTCTGTGAACTCCCTGTGGGTGGAGCTGCCTGTGGTGGTGAACAGGCTCCCAGAAG ggtGGAACCTCCCTGCCTACTTGTCGGTCCTGATCGCCTTAGGGAACGTGGGCCCCGTGAGCGTCACCTTGGCCCACCACTTTGCCCCCGGGCGGCTGAAGGAGCAGTGGCTGATCCACGCCATCCAGGCCCTGGCCGTGGTGGCCGCCCTCTTCCTGGCCCTCTTCTGGGACTACACGGCCGTGGTGGCCGGCGAGCGGCACAGCCTGGCCTACCTGGTGCTGACCTTCGTCCTCTCCCTGGCCTGCTGCACCTCCAACGTCTCCTTCCTGCCCTTCATGTACCAGTTCCCGCCGCTCTTCATCCGCACCTTCTTCATCGGGCAAGGGCTGAGTGCCCTCCTGCCCTGCGTCCTGGCGCTGGGGCAGGGCGTGGGGCAGGTGGAGTGCCTCAACGACACGCAGGGCGGCAACGGATCCCTGCCCCACTACCTGGAGGAGAACTTCTCGGCCAACACCTACTTCTGGCTGCTGGTGGGCCTGCTGGCCGTCTCGGCGCTGGCCTTCCTGGCCCTCGTGGTGTGGCACCGGCGGAGCGGCGCTCCTGAGAAGACCAGCTCCAAGGACAGCGTGGGGACCGAGGAGTCTTTCCCCCTCCAGACGGACGAGACCCCCACCTCGGACCACGGCACGGCAGACAGGGCCCCCGGAGAGTCTCCGGCCCAGCCGCCTGCCCCTTTCTGGACTGGGAAGAACCTCTTCCTGCTGGTTCTGCTGGGGGTGTCCAACGCCCTGACCAACGGCGTCCTGCCCTCCGTGCAGAGCTACTCCTGCCTGCCCTACGGGGACATGGCCTACCACCTCTCGGTGGTGCTCAGCAACATCGCCAACCCCGTGGCCTGCTTCCTCGCCATGTTCCTGCTGTGCAG GTCGTCCCTGGGCTTGAGCGTCATCTCGGCTGCCGGTTGCGTCTTTGGGGCCTACCTGATGGTGCTGGCAGCCCTCAGCCCCTGCCCGCCGCTGGTGGGCTCGTCCCTCGGCGTCGCTCTGGTG GTCGTCTCCTGGATCCTGTTCATGGGCCTCTTCTCATACCTGAAAGTGGTGATCGGAAGCTTGCTGCACGAGGCCGGCCACAGCGCCCTGGTCTGGTGTGGGGCCGTCATCCAGGCGGGCTCCTTGGTGGGGGCCCTGTCCATGTTCCCCCTCACCAGCATCTACCACCTCTTCCAGAGCGGCAGGGACTGCGTGGACAACTGCCCGGCGTGA
- the SLC52A2 gene encoding solute carrier family 52, riboflavin transporter, member 2 isoform X2, with amino-acid sequence MMSSPSLNSQAVVTHILVALFGMGSWVSVNSLWVELPVVVNRLPEGWNLPAYLSVLIALGNVGPVSVTLAHHFAPGRLKEQWLIHAIQALAVVAALFLALFWDYTAVVAGERHSLAYLVLTFVLSLACCTSNVSFLPFMYQFPPLFIRTFFIGQGLSALLPCVLALGQGVGQVECLNDTQGGNGSLPHYLEENFSANTYFWLLVGLLAVSALAFLALVVWHRRSGAPEKTSSKDSVGTEESFPLQTDETPTSDHGTADRAPGESPAQPPAPFWTGKNLFLLVLLGVSNALTNGVLPSVQSYSCLPYGDMAYHLSVVLSNIANPVACFLAMFLLCRSSLGLSVISAAGCVFGAYLMVLAALSPCPPLVGSSLGVALVVVSWILFMGLFSYLKVVIGSLLHEAGHSALVWCGAVIQAGSLVGALSMFPLTSIYHLFQSGRDCVDNCPA; translated from the exons atgatgtcttctccttctctgaaCAGCCAGGCCGTGGTCACCCACATCCTCGTAGCCCTCTTTGGGATGGGCTCTTGGGTCTCTGTGAACTCCCTGTGGGTGGAGCTGCCTGTGGTGGTGAACAGGCTCCCAGAAG ggtGGAACCTCCCTGCCTACTTGTCGGTCCTGATCGCCTTAGGGAACGTGGGCCCCGTGAGCGTCACCTTGGCCCACCACTTTGCCCCCGGGCGGCTGAAGGAGCAGTGGCTGATCCACGCCATCCAGGCCCTGGCCGTGGTGGCCGCCCTCTTCCTGGCCCTCTTCTGGGACTACACGGCCGTGGTGGCCGGCGAGCGGCACAGCCTGGCCTACCTGGTGCTGACCTTCGTCCTCTCCCTGGCCTGCTGCACCTCCAACGTCTCCTTCCTGCCCTTCATGTACCAGTTCCCGCCGCTCTTCATCCGCACCTTCTTCATCGGGCAAGGGCTGAGTGCCCTCCTGCCCTGCGTCCTGGCGCTGGGGCAGGGCGTGGGGCAGGTGGAGTGCCTCAACGACACGCAGGGCGGCAACGGATCCCTGCCCCACTACCTGGAGGAGAACTTCTCGGCCAACACCTACTTCTGGCTGCTGGTGGGCCTGCTGGCCGTCTCGGCGCTGGCCTTCCTGGCCCTCGTGGTGTGGCACCGGCGGAGCGGCGCTCCTGAGAAGACCAGCTCCAAGGACAGCGTGGGGACCGAGGAGTCTTTCCCCCTCCAGACGGACGAGACCCCCACCTCGGACCACGGCACGGCAGACAGGGCCCCCGGAGAGTCTCCGGCCCAGCCGCCTGCCCCTTTCTGGACTGGGAAGAACCTCTTCCTGCTGGTTCTGCTGGGGGTGTCCAACGCCCTGACCAACGGCGTCCTGCCCTCCGTGCAGAGCTACTCCTGCCTGCCCTACGGGGACATGGCCTACCACCTCTCGGTGGTGCTCAGCAACATCGCCAACCCCGTGGCCTGCTTCCTCGCCATGTTCCTGCTGTGCAG GTCGTCCCTGGGCTTGAGCGTCATCTCGGCTGCCGGTTGCGTCTTTGGGGCCTACCTGATGGTGCTGGCAGCCCTCAGCCCCTGCCCGCCGCTGGTGGGCTCGTCCCTCGGCGTCGCTCTGGTG GTCGTCTCCTGGATCCTGTTCATGGGCCTCTTCTCATACCTGAAAGTGGTGATCGGAAGCTTGCTGCACGAGGCCGGCCACAGCGCCCTGGTCTGGTGTGGGGCCGTCATCCAGGCGGGCTCCTTGGTGGGGGCCCTGTCCATGTTCCCCCTCACCAGCATCTACCACCTCTTCCAGAGCGGCAGGGACTGCGTGGACAACTGCCCGGCGTGA